The Candidatus Hydrogenedentota bacterium genome includes a window with the following:
- a CDS encoding alginate export family protein — MRSFKIIMMAALALGVVGAAQAELQNVELDGSIRIRGNFYDWDNNIFINGGEDQAWVEHRTRLGAKADFTDDVSLYIEFDAYNTWGDAFRSNFISGLDFANGGNNDNVDIYQSYIEVNNAWGLPLRTRIGRQELQLGSEWLIGNNDTAAFFPGLSFDGIRTTYATDMFSVDLLSFKLSETFNDFADGDVNLYGIYGSYLGLEDWQFDLYWLWLTEDEAVRNAGAPVTNATLAALGVPGTLAKDTDIHTIGLRGAGTFGAFDLEAEVAYQFGEIDRQDPFWFGNNDLDYDAFAFNIEAGYTFDMAWTPRVYLGGAFFEGADQDRGFWDFLFGNTNNDLSFNRLFSNWEYSEFIENTELSNAWVLRAGISAMPTEKISLLLAASYFETDESNDAGGFLWWRNPQDDTLGWEIGLYGDYQYSEDLVFRAGYAHFFGDEDGLNGFNNSALNGFAALVHNTGRRGGFLGLFGNRKDDADYNYLFWEAELSF; from the coding sequence ATGCGTTCCTTTAAGATTATCATGATGGCAGCGCTTGCGCTGGGCGTGGTTGGCGCCGCGCAGGCCGAGCTGCAGAATGTCGAGCTGGACGGCTCGATCCGCATCCGCGGCAACTTCTACGACTGGGACAACAACATCTTCATCAACGGCGGTGAAGATCAGGCGTGGGTCGAGCACCGCACGCGTCTTGGCGCGAAGGCGGACTTCACCGACGACGTGTCCCTGTACATCGAATTCGACGCGTACAACACCTGGGGCGACGCCTTCCGCTCGAACTTCATCAGCGGTCTTGACTTCGCCAACGGCGGGAACAACGACAATGTGGACATCTACCAGTCCTACATTGAAGTGAACAACGCCTGGGGCCTTCCGCTGCGCACGCGCATCGGCCGTCAGGAGCTTCAGCTGGGCAGCGAGTGGCTCATTGGCAACAATGACACCGCCGCTTTCTTCCCCGGCCTGTCCTTCGACGGTATCCGCACCACGTACGCGACGGACATGTTCTCCGTTGACCTGCTTTCGTTCAAGCTGAGCGAGACCTTCAACGACTTCGCCGACGGCGACGTGAACCTGTACGGTATCTATGGCAGCTACCTCGGCCTCGAAGACTGGCAGTTCGACCTGTACTGGCTGTGGCTGACGGAAGATGAAGCGGTCCGCAACGCGGGCGCGCCCGTCACGAACGCCACGCTGGCGGCGCTCGGCGTCCCCGGCACGCTTGCCAAAGACACCGACATCCACACCATCGGCCTCCGCGGAGCTGGCACATTTGGTGCATTTGACCTTGAAGCAGAAGTAGCGTATCAGTTTGGCGAAATCGACCGCCAGGACCCGTTCTGGTTCGGTAACAACGACCTCGACTACGACGCGTTCGCGTTCAACATCGAAGCCGGTTACACCTTTGACATGGCCTGGACGCCCCGCGTCTACCTGGGCGGCGCCTTCTTCGAGGGCGCGGATCAGGACCGCGGCTTCTGGGACTTCCTGTTCGGCAACACCAACAACGACCTGAGCTTCAACCGCCTGTTCAGCAACTGGGAATACAGCGAGTTCATCGAGAACACCGAGCTGTCGAACGCCTGGGTGCTGCGTGCGGGTATCAGCGCGATGCCGACCGAGAAGATCTCCCTGCTGCTTGCCGCCAGCTACTTTGAAACCGACGAGTCGAACGACGCGGGCGGTTTCCTGTGGTGGCGCAATCCCCAGGACGACACGCTGGGCTGGGAAATCGGCCTCTACGGTGATTACCAGTACAGCGAAGACCTGGTCTTCCGCGCCGGTTACGCGCACTTCTTCGGCGACGAAGACGGCCTGAACGGCTTCAACAACAGCGCGCTGAACGGCTTCGCCGCTCTCGTGCACAACACGGGTCGCCGCGGTGGCTTCCTGGGCCTGTTCGGCAACCGCAAGGACGACGCCGACTACAACTACCTGTTCTGGGAAGCGGAGCTCAGCTTCTAA
- a CDS encoding TolC family protein produces MSMLRAAAGALVVLIALSGCQHIPREPLHLDEIRAALEARPLDPDPVRAYAEELQTLTRSQTGPFDTEDGLSLAEAEALGLWYNADARRARLEADSAAARTNNAGRWPDPELLLGRGRQEIDGPDGVDRAWISEIGLAITVPISGRPRAERRYLNSEHAAALRAAEAAEWEVQSRIRETWIAWSENVERLALLDAHLDTLRPLYDMARALLNTGERSPTALGLILVDYDRTRARRALLEGASEEARLEVVHTLGLSPDAPITFLPSLAPDLALPDAPEVSPSHTVIAYRRAAYEAAEERLRLELRKQYPDITFSPLRTSDRDETALVLGLGAPIPVWNANRPGIAEAAAERDRARLEVEEAWRDLLAGLRRRQARHQASAAALETLLNGPARILDTQLAQALALLDAGELDLPLLYDVIRQTLETREQILQTRAENARAAAGIHAAIQTAAPLADPNEENAP; encoded by the coding sequence ATGTCCATGCTACGCGCGGCTGCCGGCGCGCTGGTGGTGTTGATTGCCCTCTCGGGCTGCCAGCACATTCCCCGGGAACCCCTGCATCTGGACGAGATCCGCGCGGCCCTCGAAGCCCGCCCGCTCGATCCGGATCCCGTGCGCGCCTACGCCGAAGAACTGCAAACTTTGACGAGGAGCCAGACAGGCCCGTTTGACACGGAAGACGGCCTGAGCCTGGCCGAAGCCGAGGCCCTCGGCCTATGGTACAACGCGGACGCCCGCCGTGCGCGCCTGGAGGCCGATAGCGCCGCCGCGCGCACTAACAATGCCGGACGCTGGCCCGATCCCGAACTTCTGCTCGGGCGGGGCCGGCAGGAAATCGATGGGCCTGACGGCGTGGATCGCGCCTGGATCTCGGAAATTGGCCTGGCCATCACGGTGCCCATCTCCGGCCGGCCGCGCGCCGAGCGCCGCTACCTCAACAGCGAGCACGCCGCCGCCCTGCGCGCCGCCGAGGCCGCCGAATGGGAAGTCCAAAGCCGCATTCGCGAGACCTGGATCGCCTGGTCAGAAAACGTGGAGCGTCTCGCCCTCCTCGACGCGCACCTCGATACGCTCCGACCCCTCTACGATATGGCGCGCGCCTTGCTCAACACCGGCGAACGTTCCCCCACCGCCCTGGGGCTCATCCTCGTGGACTACGACCGCACCCGCGCCCGGCGCGCGCTGCTCGAAGGCGCCAGCGAAGAGGCCCGGCTCGAGGTCGTCCACACCCTGGGCCTGTCGCCCGATGCCCCCATTACCTTTCTGCCGTCCCTGGCGCCGGACCTCGCGCTCCCGGACGCGCCGGAAGTCAGTCCCAGTCACACCGTGATCGCGTACCGCCGCGCGGCGTATGAAGCGGCGGAGGAACGGCTGCGGCTGGAACTGCGAAAACAGTACCCCGACATTACCTTCAGCCCGCTGCGCACCAGCGATCGGGACGAAACGGCGCTGGTGCTGGGGCTCGGCGCGCCGATTCCCGTATGGAACGCGAACCGCCCGGGCATCGCGGAGGCGGCCGCCGAACGCGATCGCGCGCGCCTGGAAGTTGAGGAGGCGTGGCGCGATCTTCTCGCCGGTCTGCGGCGCCGCCAGGCCCGCCACCAGGCCAGCGCGGCGGCCCTCGAAACGCTTCTCAACGGCCCCGCGCGCATCCTCGATACGCAGCTGGCGCAGGCGCTGGCTCTGCTGGACGCGGGCGAACTCGATCTCCCGCTGCTCTACGACGTGATCCGGCAAACCCTGGAAACACGAGAACAGATCCTGCAAACGCGGGCGGAAAACGCCCGGGCCGCCGCCGGTATTCACGCCGCCATACAGACGGCCGCACCCCTGGCCGATCCGAACGAGGAGAATGCGCCATGA
- a CDS encoding class I SAM-dependent RNA methyltransferase has product MITEVEITAVGHGGAGIGRVDGQVCFVPYGLPGDRLEVKITRANKKMLWGEVASVLSASPDRTSPEYPGWQPSGVSTWLHFRYPAQAEWKQRIVRDCLARIAGISDVALEWDEDPALRTGYRTRAEFHGDGKRFGFYALGSHEIVDTAQCPLCHPAMNRALGKLRELEVKGSVTVTVNPEGEDVLVWTSFLNRKLRDRFAQSNTPRDERPPAMFLFDGVPVVNGAFSQSSLLLNRRLVSAAHEFAGDRGAVLDLYCGSGNLSLGLAERCDVLGLDHNKPAIRAARRTGRGRYENGNEARMNKELTEGAWKTVVLDPPRAGAKSLVPALASSRAESIVYVSCDPATLARDLKGLYEGGWRIDRIRAIDLFPNTPHVETVCLLARG; this is encoded by the coding sequence GTGATAACGGAAGTAGAAATCACCGCCGTGGGGCATGGCGGCGCGGGGATCGGCCGTGTGGATGGCCAGGTGTGCTTTGTCCCGTATGGCCTTCCGGGCGATCGGCTCGAAGTAAAGATTACGCGCGCCAACAAGAAGATGCTCTGGGGCGAGGTGGCGTCGGTGCTGAGCGCGTCGCCGGACCGGACGTCGCCGGAATACCCGGGCTGGCAGCCCAGCGGCGTAAGCACCTGGTTGCATTTCCGGTATCCGGCGCAGGCGGAGTGGAAGCAGCGGATCGTCCGCGACTGCCTGGCGCGCATTGCGGGAATTTCCGATGTCGCGCTGGAGTGGGATGAGGATCCCGCGCTTCGGACGGGCTACCGAACGCGGGCGGAGTTTCACGGGGATGGGAAGCGCTTCGGGTTCTACGCGCTGGGCAGCCACGAAATCGTGGACACGGCGCAATGCCCGCTGTGCCACCCGGCAATGAACCGGGCGCTCGGGAAGTTGCGCGAGCTCGAAGTGAAGGGATCGGTGACGGTAACGGTGAATCCCGAGGGAGAAGATGTCCTGGTCTGGACCAGCTTTCTGAACCGGAAACTGCGGGACCGCTTTGCGCAGTCGAACACGCCGCGCGACGAGCGCCCGCCCGCTATGTTCCTGTTTGACGGCGTACCGGTCGTCAATGGGGCCTTTTCACAGTCCAGCCTCTTGTTGAACCGGCGGCTCGTGTCGGCGGCACATGAATTCGCCGGGGACCGGGGCGCGGTCCTGGACTTGTACTGCGGGAGCGGCAACCTGAGCCTGGGGCTGGCGGAACGGTGCGACGTGCTTGGCCTGGATCACAACAAGCCGGCGATCCGCGCCGCCCGCCGGACCGGCAGGGGCCGGTACGAGAACGGCAACGAAGCCCGGATGAACAAGGAATTGACGGAAGGCGCCTGGAAGACGGTCGTACTCGATCCGCCCCGGGCGGGGGCAAAGTCGCTCGTGCCGGCGCTGGCGTCGAGCCGGGCGGAATCGATCGTGTACGTATCGTGCGACCCGGCGACACTCGCGCGTGACCTGAAGGGCCTCTATGAGGGCGGGTGGCGAATAGACCGCATTCGGGCGATCGATCTCTTCCCGAACACGCCCCACGTGGAGACGGTCTGCCTGCTCGCGCGGGGATAG
- a CDS encoding TAXI family TRAP transporter solute-binding subunit: MIKVCSAAILLMIAAGGVFFVLAPYQASRLRADILGRLHASGEDPLVLVTAAEDGAYYQLGTVLRQHLDAFHSYKLDVRATQGSVENLLLLQEGKADLALIQGGLAADRAGVLALANLGRQYLHLVVPADSSIENFRDLAGKRVGVGPAGGGSDALARSVLGFFSFTEETVQVQDHEPDLRKAFLDGEIDAAFTVYSLFSPAMERLLGEGWYRLIPVDEAEAVARYLPGVFAESLPGGLYGPDRTIPPHGGAPFPTLAVNTLLVAPQPLPHRQVYTILELIFRGDFLRAARLTDLTEAGAQEALHLPLHPAAEAFYSRHDPISADRFEILSFFLAGIVCLASVFHFLSGRHRQQIQAEKRAAIRPYFESMMDFGDEIETAANPAKLTRLIHKIMATQRGAERAWLEGHFDTEDMENLYAVYSLRCDNAFHKIFDLHLQAMRGLNTVEPARPIAEDTGSYREIPAPRFEREEESHAPEPWGRRPRVERDPKPVFRYQQDSAEEAAGGDGDGDGDYFSGPALAGIDTTKSELAERLPGRYDPTLLYDTEVSGAGSVRVRKSKPQADLQAVVAPDVPSEPDAPAWEAMPEAEADIVAPAPLMPEAEDDGYAEEEGPDQMMLF; this comes from the coding sequence ATGATCAAGGTTTGTTCCGCGGCGATCCTGCTGATGATTGCGGCGGGCGGGGTTTTTTTTGTGCTTGCGCCGTACCAGGCGAGCCGGTTGCGGGCCGATATTCTGGGGCGGCTGCACGCGTCGGGCGAGGATCCGCTGGTGCTGGTGACGGCGGCGGAGGACGGGGCGTATTACCAGCTGGGGACGGTGTTGCGGCAGCACCTGGACGCGTTTCATTCGTATAAGCTTGACGTGCGGGCGACGCAGGGATCGGTGGAAAACCTGCTGCTGCTGCAGGAGGGGAAGGCCGACCTGGCGCTGATCCAGGGCGGGCTTGCGGCGGACCGCGCGGGGGTGCTGGCGCTGGCGAACCTGGGGCGGCAGTACCTGCACCTGGTGGTTCCGGCGGATTCATCTATTGAGAACTTTCGCGATCTGGCGGGCAAGCGGGTGGGGGTCGGCCCGGCGGGCGGCGGTTCGGACGCGCTGGCGAGGAGCGTGCTCGGGTTTTTCAGCTTTACGGAAGAGACGGTGCAGGTGCAGGATCACGAGCCGGACCTGCGCAAGGCCTTCCTGGATGGCGAGATCGACGCGGCGTTCACCGTCTATTCGCTCTTTTCGCCGGCGATGGAGCGGTTGCTGGGGGAGGGCTGGTACCGCCTGATTCCCGTGGACGAGGCGGAGGCGGTCGCGCGGTATCTGCCCGGCGTCTTCGCGGAGTCGCTGCCCGGCGGCCTGTATGGCCCCGATCGCACGATACCGCCGCACGGGGGCGCGCCCTTTCCGACGCTGGCGGTCAATACGCTGCTTGTGGCGCCGCAGCCGCTGCCGCACCGGCAGGTCTACACGATACTGGAACTGATTTTCCGGGGGGACTTCCTCCGGGCGGCGCGGCTGACGGACCTGACGGAGGCGGGCGCGCAGGAGGCGCTTCATCTGCCGCTGCACCCGGCGGCGGAGGCGTTTTACAGCCGGCACGACCCGATTTCGGCCGACCGCTTCGAAATCCTGTCCTTCTTCCTGGCGGGGATCGTGTGCCTGGCGAGCGTGTTTCATTTTCTGTCGGGCCGCCACCGGCAGCAGATCCAGGCGGAGAAGCGGGCGGCGATCCGGCCGTATTTCGAATCCATGATGGATTTCGGGGATGAGATCGAGACGGCGGCGAATCCGGCGAAGCTCACGCGGCTCATCCACAAGATCATGGCGACGCAGCGGGGTGCGGAGCGGGCGTGGCTGGAGGGGCATTTTGACACGGAGGATATGGAAAACCTGTACGCGGTGTACAGCCTGCGCTGCGACAACGCGTTCCACAAGATATTCGACCTGCACCTGCAGGCGATGCGCGGCCTGAACACGGTGGAGCCCGCGCGCCCCATTGCGGAGGACACCGGAAGCTACCGCGAGATACCCGCGCCCCGATTCGAGCGGGAGGAGGAATCGCACGCGCCGGAGCCCTGGGGGAGGCGCCCGCGGGTTGAACGCGATCCGAAGCCTGTATTCCGGTACCAACAGGACAGCGCGGAGGAGGCGGCGGGCGGCGACGGCGATGGCGATGGCGATTATTTCAGCGGCCCGGCGCTGGCCGGGATTGATACAACGAAAAGCGAGCTGGCGGAGCGCCTGCCGGGCCGTTATGACCCGACGCTGCTGTATGACACCGAGGTGAGCGGCGCGGGATCGGTGCGGGTGCGGAAATCGAAGCCGCAGGCGGATTTGCAGGCGGTGGTGGCGCCCGACGTGCCTTCCGAGCCGGATGCGCCGGCGTGGGAAGCCATGCCGGAGGCGGAGGCGGACATCGTGGCGCCGGCCCCGCTTATGCCGGAGGCGGAAGACGATGGCTATGCGGAGGAGGAGGGCCCGGATCAGATGATGCTGTTTTGA
- a CDS encoding HlyD family efflux transporter periplasmic adaptor subunit — MNGIEPIRARLRAAALFGAMIVLAAIAPGCGSGSAPATNPPENAAKSDPADPAPAAGGIELTEGIRENLGIRFIDVERRAIADTRRVPGVFELLPGARHEYRAPLRGRVTPRVALFEEVQAGDLLATINSPQWRQLQHEAVEAEGEIKMSEARRDVARARLAETRGLLTKLDDRLANLAAAGARDAVLEAEATALRGSLPRLEAELREQEAAVSEAHEHYQSRLRTLASITGRTTEALDEFVGGEHVWTRITELELRAEAPGRVATLDAASGAWLEEGALVLVTIAADQVHFHAEAPQSDIGLYQEGQTARIAPAQGSTVDLRETAAGTLQLGLTAKEGARTVSLYVKPEITAPWMRAGVAAFLEVTLRGGAREYWAIPKSAVIQDGLEQVYFRRDPKDPDRVLRAVADLGESDGRWVALRSGVKAGDQVVMEGAYALKLAGGTDRAPDGYHYHADGSLHTNH; from the coding sequence ATGAATGGCATAGAACCAATCCGCGCCCGCCTCAGGGCCGCCGCGCTTTTCGGGGCCATGATCGTGCTCGCGGCCATCGCGCCGGGGTGCGGTTCTGGCTCCGCGCCCGCCACAAATCCACCCGAGAACGCCGCGAAATCGGATCCCGCGGATCCGGCTCCAGCCGCCGGCGGGATTGAACTGACCGAGGGCATTCGCGAAAACCTGGGGATCCGCTTCATTGACGTGGAGCGCCGCGCCATTGCCGATACCCGGCGCGTGCCCGGCGTCTTTGAACTCCTTCCCGGCGCCCGCCACGAATACCGGGCCCCGCTCCGCGGCCGCGTCACGCCCCGGGTCGCCCTCTTTGAGGAGGTTCAGGCCGGCGACCTGCTGGCCACTATCAACTCGCCCCAGTGGCGCCAGTTGCAACATGAAGCGGTGGAGGCCGAGGGCGAGATCAAGATGTCCGAAGCCCGGCGGGATGTCGCCCGCGCGCGCCTTGCGGAAACCCGTGGCCTGCTCACGAAACTCGACGACCGCCTCGCAAACCTGGCCGCCGCCGGCGCGCGCGATGCGGTGCTCGAAGCGGAGGCCACCGCCCTCCGTGGAAGCCTGCCCCGGCTGGAAGCCGAACTCCGCGAGCAGGAAGCCGCAGTAAGCGAGGCGCACGAACACTACCAGTCCCGCCTCCGCACACTGGCCTCCATTACCGGCCGCACCACGGAAGCCCTGGACGAATTCGTTGGCGGCGAGCACGTCTGGACCCGCATTACGGAGTTGGAACTTCGCGCCGAAGCGCCGGGGCGGGTCGCAACCCTGGACGCGGCGTCCGGCGCCTGGCTCGAGGAGGGCGCGCTCGTCCTGGTCACGATCGCGGCGGATCAGGTGCACTTCCACGCCGAGGCGCCCCAATCCGATATCGGACTCTATCAGGAGGGGCAGACCGCGCGTATTGCGCCGGCCCAGGGAAGCACGGTTGACCTGCGGGAAACCGCCGCGGGCACGCTCCAGCTCGGGCTTACGGCGAAAGAAGGCGCCCGCACCGTTTCTCTGTACGTGAAGCCCGAGATCACGGCTCCGTGGATGCGCGCCGGCGTTGCGGCCTTCCTCGAAGTCACCTTGCGGGGTGGCGCCCGCGAATACTGGGCCATCCCGAAATCCGCGGTGATACAGGATGGCCTGGAACAGGTCTATTTCCGCCGCGACCCGAAGGATCCCGATCGGGTATTGCGGGCCGTCGCCGACCTGGGAGAGAGCGACGGGCGCTGGGTGGCCCTGCGCAGCGGGGTCAAGGCGGGAGACCAGGTGGTGATGGAGGGCGCCTACGCGCTGAAACTCGCCGGCGGAACCGATCGCGCCCCCGACGGCTACCACTACCACGCCGACGGCTCGCTGCACACGAACCATTGA
- a CDS encoding efflux RND transporter permease subunit — translation MLKRLIAFSLDNTVLVLILAVMTLGLAGYTAYRMPVDVFPELNAPTVVLLSEAGGLAADEVEQYVTFPLESAVNGLPGVRRVRSSSAMGLSLVWVEFDWGHDIYRARQIVGEGLAAVLEQLPPRVHTEVAPITGITGEIMLMALSSPTGVWSPLELRAFGEFELRQRLLAVPGVAQVVAIGGELPEYQVNVRQDDLRLYGLTVTDVLRAAEEAHSIASAGYLTNVQGVELPLRQDARVSSAENIRNTIIQHVDGVPITIGQVAEVQLGPAPRRGTGGSSGGDAVVIAIKKAPFTNTLEITRNVDRMLEDLQATLPEGVVLDANVMRQADFINLSVRNLVHVLRDAALFVSVVLVLFLLNARTTVITLVSIPLSIAAAFVALDWLGMTINVMILGGLAIAIGELVDDAIIDVENVHRRLSENARLPESQRRPRVRVVFDASNEIRASVVFATAIIVVVFVPLLFLQGIEGRFFRPMGLAYITSVLASLLVALTVIPALCKLLLRDDAASHDKEGPLVRWMKRLYAPSLRLALRFRKTVLAGAFAATAASLALASTFGTDFLPAFNEGAFTIFTDAPPGTSLEESNRMVEGIDRRLAQIPGVSGVVRRTGRAERDEHAHGVNRSEITVSAGPGASRDDIQRAIDDVLQDTPGLQTEVGSPIGHQLSHVLSGTQAAIAINIFGPDLGTLREIARRLELALEDVPGARDILANREAMVASLPIRYRHEDLKRWGLNPADAARQVEAAFNGAIAATVNEGVRRYDLAVRLHPEDRQGPEQVRQFLLRGKGGALVRLEEIANIGPENTPLGIQRENGQRKAVVSLNVAQGHNLGDVVERVRNVATPIVREYGYTVSYGGQFEAQQSASRAILLMSAFVAVVILVLLSSAFNSTRAAVLVMANLPLSLIGGVLAIYLTEGPGLLRNTLGLLGLGEYQAPVVSIASLVGFVTLFGIAVRNGILLVNHYAHLMHEEGKPFDEAIVQGSMERLIPILMTALTAVLGLLPIAMAMGEPGSELLAPLAVVVLGGLTTSTFLNLIVVPAGYDLLFRNNPIESRQQAARVLEMETHNERKTP, via the coding sequence ATGCTGAAAAGACTCATCGCATTTTCACTCGACAACACGGTACTCGTGCTCATCCTCGCCGTCATGACCCTCGGTCTGGCGGGCTACACCGCCTACCGCATGCCCGTCGACGTCTTTCCCGAGCTGAACGCCCCCACGGTCGTACTGCTCTCGGAAGCCGGTGGGCTCGCCGCGGATGAAGTCGAGCAGTACGTCACCTTCCCCCTGGAAAGCGCCGTGAACGGCCTCCCCGGCGTCCGCCGCGTCCGCAGCAGCAGCGCCATGGGCCTCTCCCTCGTCTGGGTGGAATTCGACTGGGGCCACGACATTTACCGCGCGCGGCAGATCGTGGGCGAAGGGCTCGCGGCGGTCCTGGAGCAGCTGCCCCCCCGGGTGCATACGGAAGTCGCCCCCATCACCGGAATCACCGGTGAAATCATGCTCATGGCGCTTTCCTCGCCAACGGGCGTGTGGTCCCCGCTGGAACTTCGCGCCTTCGGCGAATTTGAATTGCGGCAGCGCCTCCTCGCCGTCCCCGGCGTGGCCCAGGTGGTCGCCATCGGCGGCGAGCTTCCCGAGTACCAGGTGAACGTCCGCCAGGACGACCTGCGCCTCTACGGGCTCACCGTCACGGATGTGCTGCGGGCCGCCGAGGAGGCCCACAGCATCGCGAGCGCCGGCTATCTGACCAATGTCCAGGGCGTCGAGCTGCCCCTCCGCCAGGACGCACGGGTATCCTCCGCCGAGAACATCAGGAACACCATCATACAGCACGTGGACGGCGTACCCATCACGATTGGGCAGGTCGCCGAAGTTCAGCTTGGCCCCGCGCCGCGCCGCGGCACGGGCGGCTCCAGCGGCGGCGACGCCGTGGTCATCGCCATCAAGAAGGCCCCCTTCACCAACACCCTCGAAATCACCCGAAACGTGGATCGCATGCTGGAAGACCTCCAGGCAACCCTGCCCGAGGGTGTCGTCCTGGACGCAAACGTCATGCGCCAGGCCGACTTCATTAACCTCTCCGTCCGCAACCTCGTGCATGTCCTGCGCGACGCCGCTCTATTTGTCAGCGTGGTACTCGTGCTCTTCCTGCTCAACGCCCGCACCACCGTCATCACACTCGTCTCCATTCCCCTCTCCATCGCCGCCGCCTTTGTCGCGCTGGACTGGCTGGGCATGACCATCAACGTTATGATCCTCGGCGGCCTCGCCATCGCCATAGGCGAACTCGTGGACGACGCCATTATCGACGTGGAGAACGTCCACCGGCGCCTGTCCGAGAATGCGCGTCTCCCCGAGAGCCAGCGACGCCCCCGTGTGCGTGTCGTCTTCGACGCCAGCAACGAGATCCGGGCCTCCGTCGTCTTCGCCACCGCCATCATCGTGGTTGTCTTCGTGCCCCTGCTCTTCCTCCAGGGCATCGAAGGGCGTTTCTTCCGCCCCATGGGCCTGGCCTATATCACGTCCGTACTCGCTTCCCTGCTCGTCGCGCTGACCGTCATCCCCGCGCTCTGCAAACTTCTCCTGCGCGATGACGCGGCAAGCCACGACAAGGAAGGGCCCCTCGTGCGCTGGATGAAACGCCTCTACGCGCCCAGCCTGCGCCTGGCCCTGCGCTTCCGAAAAACCGTGCTCGCCGGCGCTTTCGCCGCCACCGCGGCAAGCCTCGCCCTCGCCAGCACCTTCGGCACGGATTTCCTGCCCGCGTTCAACGAGGGCGCCTTCACCATCTTCACCGACGCGCCCCCCGGAACCTCCCTGGAGGAAAGCAACCGCATGGTTGAGGGCATCGACCGGCGCCTCGCGCAGATCCCCGGTGTAAGCGGCGTCGTCCGCCGCACCGGGCGCGCCGAGCGCGACGAACACGCGCATGGCGTCAACCGCAGCGAGATCACGGTCAGCGCCGGCCCCGGCGCTTCCAGGGACGATATCCAGCGCGCCATTGACGACGTGCTCCAGGACACGCCGGGCCTTCAGACCGAAGTGGGGTCCCCGATCGGGCACCAGCTTTCCCATGTCCTCTCCGGCACCCAGGCCGCGATCGCGATCAATATCTTCGGGCCCGATCTCGGCACCCTCCGCGAAATCGCCCGGCGGCTGGAGCTCGCCCTGGAAGACGTGCCCGGCGCGCGCGATATCCTGGCGAACCGCGAGGCCATGGTCGCATCACTCCCCATACGCTACCGCCACGAGGACCTCAAGCGGTGGGGCCTGAACCCCGCCGACGCCGCCCGGCAGGTGGAGGCCGCCTTCAACGGCGCGATCGCCGCCACCGTCAACGAGGGTGTGCGCCGTTATGACCTCGCCGTGCGCCTCCACCCGGAGGACCGCCAGGGCCCCGAGCAGGTTCGCCAGTTCCTCCTGCGCGGCAAGGGCGGCGCCCTCGTTCGCCTGGAGGAAATCGCGAATATCGGCCCGGAAAACACCCCCTTGGGCATTCAGCGGGAAAACGGCCAGCGCAAGGCGGTCGTCTCCCTCAATGTCGCGCAGGGCCACAACCTCGGCGACGTCGTCGAACGCGTGCGAAACGTGGCCACGCCCATCGTTCGGGAATACGGCTACACGGTCAGTTACGGCGGCCAATTCGAGGCGCAGCAATCCGCAAGCCGCGCCATCCTGCTGATGAGCGCCTTTGTCGCCGTTGTTATCCTGGTCCTGCTCTCCAGCGCCTTCAACTCCACGCGCGCGGCCGTCCTCGTCATGGCCAACCTGCCGCTCTCGCTCATTGGGGGCGTCCTGGCCATTTACCTCACCGAGGGCCCGGGCCTCCTGCGGAACACCCTCGGGCTCCTGGGCCTCGGCGAATACCAGGCCCCGGTCGTCTCGATCGCCAGCCTGGTCGGCTTCGTCACCCTGTTCGGAATTGCCGTGCGCAATGGCATCCTGCTTGTCAATCACTACGCCCATCTCATGCACGAGGAAGGAAAACCCTTCGACGAAGCCATCGTCCAGGGCAGCATGGAGCGCCTCATCCCCATCCTCATGACGGCGCTCACCGCCGTGCTCGGCCTCCTGCCCATCGCCATGGCCATGGGCGAGCCCGGCAGCGAGCTCCTGGCGCCGCTTGCCGTCGTGGTGCTCGGCGGCCTCACCACGTCCACCTTCCTCAACCTCATCGTGGTGCCGGCCGGCTACGATCTGCTCTTCCGGAACAATCCCATCGAATCCCGGCAACAGGCCGCGCGTGTACTTGAAATGGAAACCCATAACGAAAGGAAGACCCCATGA